DNA sequence from the Nerophis lumbriciformis linkage group LG10, RoL_Nlum_v2.1, whole genome shotgun sequence genome:
cataactcaaagctcatgaccataggtgaggatgggaacgtagatcgactggtaaattgagagctttgccttccggctcagctccttcttcaccacaacggatcgatacagcgtgcgcattactgaagacgccgcaccgatccacctgtcgatctcaccatccactcttccctcactcgtgaacaagactcctaggtacttgaactcctccacttggggcaagatctcgccaacctggatatatatatatatatatatatatatatatatatatatatatatatatgtatgtatgtatgtatatgtgtgtgtgtatatatatataaatgtgtgtgtgtcaaggatgatgggtcaaatgcagagaataatttcgccacacctagtgtgtgagacaatcattggtacttcaactttatatatatatatatatatatatatatatatataccgtgtatatatatatatatatatatatatacacacataaaggcTAATGCTATCTATGGCTACTTTGCGCTAACATTGTCGTTCTTCTCAGATATTCCCATTTGgatttttaaagagaaaaaaaacacacacctgATCTTTGGGCCAGGTGTGGGAATAGGGGAGGAGCCAAGAGGTAGACACAGCTGAACGTTGCTGAGAGCGAATCTTCAGCGGTCTAATCACTGGGATGCCATTATTGTCACCTAAACACACACAGAAGAAACCTGAGTTAATACGTAGAACGTAGACTCATCTGAtatttgtgattaattacaaCTATCATGGCTCATCTTCCAGGCTTTGTTAATATCACCAACAAAGACTACTTAAAGTACAAACATGAACATGTAGCTAGTATGGAGTTAACTCAGGTTTGTAGTATGATGGTGACACATGCAAACATTTTCTTCTCTCACCAGAGATGATCACGCGGAGTGTCTTGGTCACACCTGCCCACGGTGCCCCCAAAGCGATGAAAGCTTTGATGTATTTGTCTTTCCAGGCTTGCGGCTGATGATTGAGGAAATATAAAGTGTACATATTGCCCATACTGTGAGCGATCAGGACCACAGGCCCACCCGCCTTGTCTGCCATCTCCTCGATCATCTTCTGCAACGCCAGGAAGTACTCCTTATTCTCGTCTGTCCACAAAGCAACAAGAGAGTAAACTCTTCATTTGCAGTAAAGCaatttcattttactcatttataTGAAGCGTCAACCAAGACAgaagtctctgtgtgtgtgtgtgtgtgtgtgtgtgtgtgtgtgtgtgtgtgtgtgtgtgtgtgtgtgtgtgtgtgtgtgtgtgtgtgtgtgtgtgtgtgtgtgtgtgtgtgcgtgcgtgcgtgcgtgcgtgtgtgcgtgtgtgtgtgtgcgcgcggctTACTGGGTGCTTTCCTCCAATCATAGGGAGCTCCTCTGACATTGTCACCTCGAGTGTAGCCCCAATCCTCCAGCGCCTGTGCGATATTAAAGAAATACATACCTAGAAGGCAGACATTAGCATAACATGGCTTTAGTGGAATTAAAGCAGAATAAAAGTTTCCAATCACAATTTTAGTCATGTTTAGCTCCTTTGATTCATGTTTATTTGACAAATAATAGGAAGGTTTGTCTTCAGGTGTCTTTATTGGTCTGTAACCACAGACTCTGCTCATTTATCCAGAAGAAGAACATTTGTGAACTTTAGTTGGATATGAGGGTCTGGTTCAATCATGTCCTAAAGGTGTTCGATAGGTTGGATGTCGccacttcttccacaccaaactcaacCTAGGAGTCTTTACACCTCAATTAGTGCAGTCATGCTGGGACAGAACATGACCTTCCCCAAACTGTTCCAACAAAGCACCGAATTGTGTAAAATGTCTTGGAAGATATGACAGTCCTGGCTGACTGACtcgttgattgattgacatacagtggaacctcgaagtACGAAGTTTTTGATTTACAAACCACAGTACGTACATTTAATCCAGACATTGTGTGTCAGAGCACAGCAATTGCAGGCGGACTGATGGATCTCTAGGGCTCATTCAGTCAGCATAGTGCTgctgttagctactgtgctacttTGTGTGCCTTTTAAGTGCTTTCCCCCCCAGacatttttctagttttgctagctcaataggAGTCcagagaaagcaatggacaagcaatgAGTGGAACATTCAGGAATTATCCACAGCGGTCGACAATTCAGATTGTTGGAATCAGTAACCAATGTCAACCAAGAAGAGGACGAAATAAATAATCTGATTCTTGATTTACTTTTTTTCCAAGGCTTGTTGGTCAACATGCAGCCTTGTACTCACCCACACTGCGTTTACTGGGGTCCAAATACTCCACTGAGTATGTCTGGCCAAATCCAGGGACGCTGATGTTTACGCCAGGTGGTGATGAGGTGTTGTGTGTGGTCCGGTTATAGATCAGCCTTTACATAAAAAAACAggtacatacagacacacacacgcacatgtgaTACAGGAATTAGAAATTGATTAGTGTTGGTTCTGCTTTTGTGAGAAGACACATCCACAATTACACAAGGAAATAACACATTTTCATGCAAATCTGTCACTACGTATGACACAGTTCTCTTTTTTTAACATGCACGTTTCTTCTTTTTACGAGACCATAGATAAGGATAACCTTTCCAATCGAACAGGTGTTTTTATCAAACAAACTAAATAGCGTTAATCTACGGTATTTAGCTTATTTACACAATGGCGCATGTCATTTCTGTCTCTGCATGTTTGCAGATTTTCAATTCTCTGCTGTCTTTATTGCACACAATGAAGCGATCACATTTATTTTGTGACATCTTTATTGTAGTCAGCTTGTGAAGAGTTTTGACAGATataatttattttgattcattttaTAAAAAGGTGACAGTCAATATGTGCAACTGGAGAAGAACGATATCATTACATTACACTCAGTCTTTGTATGAGTGTATCATACTGTAAATTGCGGTAAGGGAAAATCCAGTGAGCAGTGGTTTGCATCATTAAATATCTGCTCAACACTCTTGGAACACTGGCTGACCAGGTACTAGAAATAGCAACTTGTAGTACATTCCTTTGTAATTTGTTCAAAAAAGGTCCAACGTGGACCgaattgtacaaaaaaaatgtttctcttaAAAAGGCTCTTTTACGCAAATGCCTAAAGGCCGCTAACTTTTCAAAGTGTTGGAAGCCTTATACCCTTTACGGCCGTACGTCAACATAGGCGCaaattagctttgtgtgttgtcagctaatgatagcGGTTTAGCTACTAATGTTAgcggtcattgaatgtatatttcagtgattctcaaactgtggtaagtCTGCCACTAGTGGGAtgtgggctctatctagtggtacgccaaataatcactttatGAAAGTACAGTTTTATTTCTAATATTCAAACAGAACAatattgttcaaactgtgtgtaatgttaataagtggccaaaaatattgagtATACAtgttaaaacatctgccttgtttttttaatgaatacttacgcCTACTACGtgtatgtattttaatgttggtcactatggtggtactggAGAGTgacgttttttctgaggtggcacttggtAAATTGTTCTTTGGTACGAGTTAGCTCTTGAATTCAATGTGTTATTCACCTTCTTTATCTTAGTGatggcacttgcaactttctttgccCCCATTGTGTCTTATTGAATAAAAATAAGCACAGAGACAGAGTCACCAAAGTGTGGCATTCTATGTTTGGGTACTCGATTCCGCAAAATGATACACGGGCAAACAGACTTGTTTGTTACACGCAACGTCTGGCCATAATATAACCAAGACGATATAAGAAAACCACAGCAAACTTTTGGCGACACTGTTTGTCGGAAACTGAATCCTACGGAAATAAAAGAAGACGGAGATAACTATAGAAGCCTCAATAGCAAGTAGGACAGTTTTAACCAAAGGATGAAAATCCCAAGTAACTCCCAATAGGACATTAGGATTAGTTTACAAACCAACAAAATAGTGAAACCCAATGATACAGCAATTACAAAAATGACTTATGCTAAGACGGATAACTGAAGACGGATAGGTTTACTCAAAACAGAAACCAAACTAAACTATAATACACACTAGAACGAAAATTTACTTTGAACAATATGAAAATAATGAGGAAGATGTGAGCCTAAACGGTTGTTAAACCTATGACTTGTAACTGTAAACATGTTTACATACAGACAAGAAAGGTTTATTGATATAATGATTGTATATTAACAAAACTATTTTAGTTTGGAGCAAAAAAGCATCACTGCTGCAGATAAAGACTTAAGTTACAACATCAGCCAAGAGCATTCAATAAAGGTTGAGTGTCAAAGTTCATTGGTAGTTTTCGTCACAACTCACAaacatattgttttatttttattagcaGACTTCTACAATAAATGACGATTAATGCTGCATAACACTGAGTATATAATACAACAGACAAATGCCTGCTGTTGAAACAAGTTTTGTGGATAGGTGCTCAAGTGTTTGTTATGAATTACATCTGTTACACCACTTTCCATATCCTTCCAAAGGTCTGTTTGTCCAATAAAGATGGCTGGCTAATGGTTCAAAGActcaacaaggtcatcaaatccaTCCACCTCATAGTCTGTAAACAACATGACTTTACTACACTTCTTCTAACTATTCAAACATCAAGTAAAAAAGAATACAAAGTGAAGTTATGATGGGGCTGACTTGTGGATTTCGGTTCCCACTTCGCTGACTTAGGAGCAGCATCGACTATTGTATATATCCATTCAAATGTTACCACAGACCGTGAGACAAAAACTGCCACCTGTATTTGATGAGTGATTTTACTATGGCCAGCCACTCGGTTTTAGTGGGGATTTTTAAAGCTAGTCCCTCCAGGGATAAGTATTTGATTACATTTGTGTGGCCCCTGTGCCATACCTTATGTTGTCTATCCAGCAGTCAATGGCGACAGGCACCAGCTGCTCCAGGTTGAGCCACAAAGTGAAGAAGGCGTCTGTCTTCTTGTAACAAATGTAATGAACCACGCTGGGTTTATCCAGCTTCGCCTCCAGCTGGTTTCCCAGGTCTCCAGGAACTGTAACAATGCAACaagtaaacattttaataaaaagaCACACATCACacataaattctaagttatttttGCTTAATACTTTTCAAcagatttaattatttaaaactcCGCAAGGCAACATCTATGTGAATtctattgttaaagataagcaatGTACGGTAAAACCtcaacttaattggttctgtgatggagctctgaaatcaaaacacttgcatctaaatTCAGCGACACCCATTGAAATTAAGAGAAGTCAATATAACACCACAATTTATACACACCGCAATTATAAAATATATTCTAAAGACAAACAAACTTTCAGAAAAGGAAATATTGTACAAAAAAATTTAGTATTGTTGCcggtttttaaattattatttattgagttttatgggcggaatcaaGGACCTCCAattggctccgttgtaagcagacttttccccccgtttatttacgagttagaatgcatacaaaaaatacatccgtcatgtttttcataatgattgtgaacgataggcaaaattaaaaaaaaaagtgcagttcccctttaacattttgTGAGTGGTGTGTTCAATCCAGTATCCCAACAAGAGATCAACCGATTATCGgcaccgatatttggcattttgacatacATCGGTATTGGTCTCTTTTTATCGTTATTGGCCTTTCTACAAGTGAACAACATCGACTGATacaatatacacatatgatagcaGTGTTTAgtattcaaaaaaataataattagtgaagtagatacTAATAACTTCTCAAGCACCAGCCCATTTGCCCTGCAGGAGAAAAGTTGCCTTTTTTCCCCACTGTAGCGCTCACgcggccacgcccccccctccccttTCTCTTCCTCGTGCAATGTTGGCCACTTGTCTTCTGCTTAGCTTCTTTTCTGCGCCCTataaaagaacaaaaaacaaaaatagaccattcatcggcagtgcgccttataattcggtgcgccctatggcccggaaaatacggtacataatacaggttattataaatgtgcctgtcactacattacatattatatacgtacagtgtgtatataaaatgatcATGGAGGTGTTAAGAGgttttttttagagtgctttatagagTGACTCCATTGCAAGcagacttttgctcgcatttatttactagttagaacgggggtcagcaacccgcggctccttaGTGccaccctggagcattttttaaacaggattgaaaatggaaaaagatgggggtaaaatattttgtttttgttttagtatgttttttgtttgaggacaaacatgtcaCAAACCTTCCcagttgttagaaagcccactgtttaatatgtttgtgtgtatgcttcactgatgagagcagtgacatgcggtcactagaggcaggtgaggcggggcctcacctgccatcatggaaagacaaaaaatttcaaaataattcattaaattgttatatgtattcagtgattacactataaagttattttccatttaacttcaccagttttcgattatttgtattcaaaatcgctgaattttcacatttgggacggcgtggcgcagtggaagagtggccgtgcgcaacccgagggtccctggttcaatccccacctagtaccaacctcgtcatgtccgttgtgtcctgagcaagacacttcacccttgctcctgatgggtgctggttagcgccttgcatggcagctccctccatcagtgtgtgaatgtgtgtgtgaatgggtaaatgtggaagtagtgtcaaagcgctttgagaaccttgaaggtagaaaagcgctatacaagtacaacccatttatcatttatttgccgttcaaatactgagaagagacggtgcggtgatcagcagccagttgaggcacgtcactcagttgtgcctcaacatggattgcggactcggctaactgctggcctgctgagcagtgagaccgtattgctatatgaactatattatacatttccatagtttagttagctgaggtatataatgtacagtgtattttgtcaacaactgtatgtgtgtaacgtatttcttgtgctgagcgatcataaaacggctgcaaaagacgcactggctgaggctcgcagtaatcccgcctcctgcacccccgccgtataatGCACccactgacgggagtgttatatcaactaaagcccacacttaaactttccacgtgcaagattgaatctatttagaaAAGTTATtgcataagaagccaaaaagtgcaaaaacaataatgttcgtgttggaggagttgtgaatgactgcagggccacaacattaggtacacctgcagactgcaggtgtatctaattcac
Encoded proteins:
- the pla2g15 gene encoding lysosomal phospholipase A and acyltransferase, which codes for MASRQRVTAFSLLTLGVLLLLFSGRSYGSPVGKCVGNTPCQSPGPPVVLVPGDLGNQLEAKLDKPSVVHYICYKKTDAFFTLWLNLEQLVPVAIDCWIDNIRLIYNRTTHNTSSPPGVNISVPGFGQTYSVEYLDPSKRSVGMYFFNIAQALEDWGYTRGDNVRGAPYDWRKAPNENKEYFLALQKMIEEMADKAGGPVVLIAHSMGNMYTLYFLNHQPQAWKDKYIKAFIALGAPWAGVTKTLRVIISGDNNGIPVIRPLKIRSQQRSAVSTSWLLPYSHTWPKDQVLIQTPTTNYTVMDYKRLYTDIDFEDGWLMRQDTESLLFDLTPPGVTVHCLYGTGVPTSEAFQYSAKFPDVEPNVVWGDGDGTVNLLSATQCKRWAEFQKQPVSLQELPGNEHVNMLLNVTTVAYIKKVLFSP